Below is a genomic region from Rhodococcus sp. WMMA185.
CCTCATCTGGAACCCCATGGCCTACTTGGCTCTGGGCGTAGGACTGTTCTTCACCGCTCTGACTGCGGGCGTCCAGTTTCGACGAATCCCGGACATGTTCCGTGTCATGCGCGAGAAAAAAACCGATGCAGCCGGTATCGCGCCGGCGCAGGCCCTGCTCTTGACACTGTCGAGTCGCGTCGGCGTCGGCAACCTGGCCGGCGTCGGAACCGCCCTCGCCGCGGGCGGGCCAGGTGCGCTCTTTTGGATGGTCGTCGTGGGCTTTGTCGGGTCCGCAGCCGCCTTCGCCGAATCTCTTCTGGCGCAGGTATACAAGCGCAAGATCGACGGCGAACAGCGCGGCGGAATCCCGTTCTACATAGAGCACGGCCTTCGGCTCAAGTGGCTGGCGGTGATCGTCGCGACGATAACTCTGGTGGGCTATGGCTTCGTCTTTCCCGGTGTGCAGTCGAACAACATCGCGTCAGCCTTCGAAGGTGCGTTCAACGTTCCCGTCTGGCTGACCGCAATTGTGGTGACCGCACTGTTCGCGTTCGTGATCATCGGTGGAACCCGCCGCATCGTGCGCACCGCGGAGGTCGCGATTCCCTTCATGGCGCTCGGCTACGTGCTCGCGTCAGCGATCATCATCGCGCTGAACGCGGATCTTGTACTGCCGACCATGCAACTTATTCTGAGCAGCGCCTTCGGCACTCATCAGATCTTCGGCGGTATCGCCGGTGCCGCACTGGCCTGGGGAGTTAGGCGCGCGGTCTTCTCCAGCGTGGCGGGCGTCGGTGAAGGCACGTTCGGGGCTGCGGCCGCTTCGGTGACCCACCCGGCCAAACAGGGCTTCGTTCAATCGTTCTCGGTATTCATCGACACAGTGGTCGTCTGCAACGCAACCGGCATCATGATCCTGATCACCGGTTCATACAATGTCGTTGCACCAGGCGGGGAGATCCTGTTGTCGAACAACGACCTCGAGGCAGGTCCGGCCTACGTACAGGCGGCAGTCGACTCCATCACCGCCGGATTCGGTCCTGGGTTCATCGCCATCGCTCTCTTCTTCTTCGCCTTCACCACCCTGGTGGCGTTCTACTACATCGCGAACACCAACCTGACCTATCTGTTCAAAAAGGACCACGGCGCGCAGAAGATGTTCCTGAAGATCGGGATGCTGGCGATCACGTTCTACGGATGTGTGGAATCCGCCGATGTCATCTGGGCGGTCGGGGACATCGGCTACGGATCCCTCGGCTGGCTCAACATGATCGCCATCGTGCTGCTGGCTCCGGTGGTGTGGAAGGTCCTGCGCGACTACGACGCGCAACGCAAGCAAGGCCTCGATCCGAGTTTCGACCCCACACGACTAGGCATCTCCGGTGCCGACTTCTGGGTCAGCGGGAGACGCACGAAAGACGCAGACAACGGCGCGTTGTCGGGCTCGGACTCTACCGTTCCCGAGTCCCCGGACCGATAGCGCGCACCGCTGCGCGGCCTCAGGGCCGAGTAAGGTGTCACACATCGATCTGAGGGAGGCAGAGTGACGAGTTGGATGACGACCCGGATCGAGCCGGGGCAGAGTCTGCGGGAGCAAATCGAGGACTCACTTTCTGCCGCGATCATCGCCGGGCAGATCATGCCGCAGTCGCTGCTCACCGTTCCGGTCCTGGCACAACAGTATGAGGTGTCGGCGACGCCGGTGCGTGAGGCGATGCTCGAGCTCGCGCGTCGCGGCTTCGTGGTTCCGGTCCGGAACAAGGGCTTTCGGGTGCGTGAAGTCGGGCGCGACGAGCTCCGTCACCTCGTGCAGGCTCGTTCGCTGCTCGAGTGCCCGACCATGATCGAGGTCGCGTCCGTATTCGGCGCGAGTCATCGGCCTCGATTCGATGCACTGGTCGAGACGATTCGGGAATCGGCCCGCAAACGAGACTTCGCGACCTATGTCCGGACGGACCGCGAATTTCACCTCGGGCTACTCGGCCTCCTCGGAAATCCTGTACTGCTCGACGTTGTGGGCATGTTGCGGGACCGGACCCGTACGGTCGGTATCGCCTCCAAAATCACCCCCGAGCAACTGTCCGCATCGATCGAGGAACATGCGGAACTGCTCGACTTGCTCGAGGACGGCAACGGACCAGCAGCCGCAGCCCTGATGGAACGGCATGTAGGGCACGTCCTCGGGTGGTGGAGCGGTACGGAAGAGAAACTGGGCAGCCCGGCACAGTCGAGCTGACCAGCCGAAACCAAACGCACTCTGGCGATCTCAACCTATCCGCATCGGTAATGTGTGATATATTACCTGCGAGGAGGTCGCGTGCGCGCTGTCATCATCGGGGCTGGCATCACCGGCGCCGCATGTGCACGTGCACTTGCGCGAGCAGGTTTCGCAGTTGCGG
It encodes:
- a CDS encoding alanine/glycine:cation symporter family protein, whose protein sequence is MEILTAINDLIWNPMAYLALGVGLFFTALTAGVQFRRIPDMFRVMREKKTDAAGIAPAQALLLTLSSRVGVGNLAGVGTALAAGGPGALFWMVVVGFVGSAAAFAESLLAQVYKRKIDGEQRGGIPFYIEHGLRLKWLAVIVATITLVGYGFVFPGVQSNNIASAFEGAFNVPVWLTAIVVTALFAFVIIGGTRRIVRTAEVAIPFMALGYVLASAIIIALNADLVLPTMQLILSSAFGTHQIFGGIAGAALAWGVRRAVFSSVAGVGEGTFGAAAASVTHPAKQGFVQSFSVFIDTVVVCNATGIMILITGSYNVVAPGGEILLSNNDLEAGPAYVQAAVDSITAGFGPGFIAIALFFFAFTTLVAFYYIANTNLTYLFKKDHGAQKMFLKIGMLAITFYGCVESADVIWAVGDIGYGSLGWLNMIAIVLLAPVVWKVLRDYDAQRKQGLDPSFDPTRLGISGADFWVSGRRTKDADNGALSGSDSTVPESPDR
- a CDS encoding GntR family transcriptional regulator, with translation MTTRIEPGQSLREQIEDSLSAAIIAGQIMPQSLLTVPVLAQQYEVSATPVREAMLELARRGFVVPVRNKGFRVREVGRDELRHLVQARSLLECPTMIEVASVFGASHRPRFDALVETIRESARKRDFATYVRTDREFHLGLLGLLGNPVLLDVVGMLRDRTRTVGIASKITPEQLSASIEEHAELLDLLEDGNGPAAAALMERHVGHVLGWWSGTEEKLGSPAQSS